Within the Anaerobacillus sp. CMMVII genome, the region ACTTTGGAACGATATTGCTTGCCTTAATTTCATATTTCTCGTCATCGATCACTTTCTGAAAGGCGGATTCAATTTGTTCCGTTTGAATATCTTCAATTCCGCTTTGTTTTAACACACGTTCAACGTCTTTTACGTCTAATTTAGGAGCTTCATCCTCTTCATTTTCTTCAATAACACGATTAATTTCTTCATAAACATTGGAAAGTGTCGCGGTATTAAGCTGATCTCCTGTCACTTCTTTTACGATTTCTTCAAAAATAAATTTGTCATCCTTTGCGGTCATCGTTTCTTCGCCATTTAAGACTTCCTCGATGAACTGGTGGTCGAGCTCATTTGCTTTACCGGCCGAATACAGGATATGGTTCACATCTGCTGAATTATCGGTAAAACAAGGAAAGAGAAATCCTCCAATTGGAGCGTTTAAGTTGATGATAGGGTCAACAACAATATTATACTTAAATTCTTTGATCACATAGTCAAATAGCAATTCTTTCTTTGGTTCTTGTGTGCTATTGATACTACACAAGATAAAGGGATGAGTATAAACAGAATTGCGATCACTTTCCTCCGTCTGTTCATTATTCCGTTTTGTTGGTTTGAAATAGTTTCCACGAATAAAGGTGATGACGATATCCATTTCGTATTGCCTGCTATTCAGCATTTTTTCGACGATTCGCAGCATTTGTTCCTTCCAGTCTTCCACTTCACCGCTCAATAATCCTTGGTGTAAAATAAGTTGGCTGTTATTTTCCACGTTTTTTTGAAACTTTAATTCA harbors:
- a CDS encoding DUF4317 domain-containing protein; amino-acid sequence: MNKKDIAHIRKQFKVNNDLLKISDIFTVYILKESSEIYHHQSQPFEMLEAEQQELFFNNFKKILGGQLDEKIFELKFQKNVENNSQLILHQGLLSGEVEDWKEQMLRIVEKMLNSRQYEMDIVITFIRGNYFKPTKRNNEQTEESDRNSVYTHPFILCSINSTQEPKKELLFDYVIKEFKYNIVVDPIINLNAPIGGFLFPCFTDNSADVNHILYSAGKANELDHQFIEEVLNGEETMTAKDDKFIFEEIVKEVTGDQLNTATLSNVYEEINRVIEENEEDEAPKLDVKDVERVLKQSGIEDIQTEQIESAFQKVIDDEKYEIKASNIVPKYTSKSIKIETKVANVSISPQDLRYIRQIHFEGKRYLMIEVVEDTIIDGFKMIPEVFGEKGK